In one window of Parafrankia discariae DNA:
- a CDS encoding putative acetyltransferase: MVYVVHITPADIGSRVVIRRRISGPLPLSDVLGTLESWSDGELRLRRTDGTTVSVPEESLVAARVVPLTPRRANRRPPAWATPLDQPGTPPRHDIAQRNDQITESDRRAGPPTTGQVDADAVGEYPGAGTNDTGDNGGDRDVSGADPGGAGPSAEVQR; this comes from the coding sequence GTGGTGTATGTCGTCCACATCACTCCGGCCGACATCGGCTCCCGGGTCGTGATCCGGCGCCGTATCTCTGGCCCACTCCCCCTGAGCGATGTTCTGGGCACGCTTGAGTCCTGGTCGGATGGCGAGCTCCGCCTCCGCCGCACCGACGGTACGACAGTGAGTGTGCCCGAGGAATCCCTCGTAGCGGCGCGTGTCGTGCCCTTGACACCCCGGCGGGCCAATCGGCGGCCCCCCGCTTGGGCGACACCATTGGACCAGCCCGGAACGCCCCCTCGCCACGACATTGCGCAACGCAACGATCAGATCACGGAATCAGATCGCCGCGCCGGTCCACCCACGACGGGCCAGGTCGACGCCGACGCGGTTGGAGAGTACCCGGGCGCCGGTACCAACGATACCGGGGACAATGGCGGCGACCGGGACGTGAGTGGCGCCGACCCGGGTGGCGCCGGCCCGAGTGCGGAGGTCCAGCGGTGA
- the fdxA gene encoding ferredoxin, which produces MTYVIAEPCVDVKDRACIEECPVDCIYEGGRMLYIQPDECVDCGACEPVCPVEAIYYEDDVPDQWKTFTDTNASFFEELGSPGGASKVGALDFDPPTISALAPQGES; this is translated from the coding sequence GTGACCTACGTCATCGCGGAGCCCTGTGTTGATGTGAAGGACAGGGCTTGCATCGAGGAGTGCCCGGTCGACTGCATCTACGAAGGCGGACGGATGCTCTACATCCAGCCTGACGAGTGCGTCGACTGCGGTGCCTGTGAGCCCGTCTGCCCGGTTGAGGCGATCTACTACGAGGACGACGTCCCCGACCAGTGGAAGACCTTCACCGACACGAACGCATCGTTCTTCGAGGAGCTCGGCTCGCCCGGCGGCGCCTCCAAGGTCGGCGCCCTCGACTTCGATCCGCCCACCATCTCGGCGCTGGCTCCCCAGGGCGAGTCCTGA
- the dapC gene encoding succinyldiaminopimelate transaminase — translation MRLPDFPWDHLVSYKEKARSHPYGLVDLSVGTPVDATPAVVRHALAGAADSPGYPLTAGTPDLREAAAGWLARRLGVLVEPSAVLPVLGTKELVAQLPSQLGLEPGDRVWVPTPAYPTYEVGALLARCEPVVGPAEGVALVWLNSPGNPTGRVLSVDEMRAVVTWARERGVIVASDECYIELGWEARAVSVLHPDVCGGSHEGLLAVHSLSKRSNLAGYRAGFVTGDPELVDGLLQLRKHAGLIMPSPVQAAMTAALADDMHVADQRARYANRRAVLAAALAVAGFTIDHSEAGLYLWATRGEDCWATVDALSSVGVLVAPGSFYGESGRRHVRVALTAPDAQIATVPERMTMLPMVGVPGGAQATPGWGQQPAGYPPAGPPGYPPGPAASGPHPVGAGHAGDQNWSSGRPAGYGAAEPARADQGSVGSFDRYRASQPDPGARASQEYRSTQDFNSAPDYRQPEEYRQPEEYRQSQDGRQPGEYRQSEEHRQPQESRQAQEYRQPQEYRQPQEYRQPHETGPAREQGQPQDFRGGRDVRSGQPGDPYRDPQGAHRRPYSGAGENAAGPGALPPYQTGQLPVPGYQTGQLPVPPYETGQTPVPPYETGQTPVPPYETGQLPVPPYQTGQLPVPPYQTGQLPVPPYETGQLPVPPYQTGQLAVPRPGGGEPGDRNSSGWGSEPDVR, via the coding sequence GTGCGGCTGCCCGACTTCCCGTGGGACCACCTGGTCTCGTACAAGGAGAAGGCGCGGTCGCATCCGTACGGGCTGGTGGACCTTTCGGTGGGTACCCCGGTCGACGCGACGCCGGCGGTGGTGCGCCATGCCCTCGCCGGTGCCGCGGACTCTCCGGGGTACCCGCTCACCGCGGGTACACCTGATCTTCGCGAGGCCGCGGCCGGCTGGCTGGCCCGCCGGCTCGGCGTGCTGGTGGAACCGTCCGCGGTGCTGCCGGTGCTCGGCACCAAGGAGCTGGTCGCCCAGCTCCCCTCACAGCTCGGCCTGGAGCCCGGGGACCGCGTCTGGGTACCCACCCCGGCCTACCCGACCTACGAGGTCGGCGCGCTGCTCGCCCGCTGCGAGCCGGTCGTCGGCCCCGCCGAGGGCGTCGCCCTCGTCTGGCTCAACTCGCCCGGCAACCCGACCGGGCGCGTCCTGTCGGTGGACGAGATGCGCGCCGTGGTCACCTGGGCGCGCGAGCGCGGCGTGATCGTCGCCAGCGACGAGTGCTACATCGAGCTCGGCTGGGAGGCCCGCGCGGTCTCGGTGCTCCACCCGGACGTCTGCGGCGGCTCCCACGAGGGCCTGCTCGCCGTCCACTCGCTGTCCAAGCGCTCGAACCTCGCCGGGTACCGGGCCGGGTTCGTCACCGGTGACCCCGAGCTCGTCGACGGGCTGCTCCAGCTCCGCAAGCACGCGGGGCTGATCATGCCGTCGCCGGTGCAGGCGGCGATGACGGCCGCGCTCGCCGACGACATGCACGTCGCCGACCAGCGGGCCCGTTACGCCAACCGGCGGGCGGTGCTCGCCGCGGCGCTCGCCGTCGCCGGCTTCACGATCGATCACAGCGAGGCCGGTCTCTACCTGTGGGCCACCCGCGGCGAGGACTGCTGGGCCACGGTGGACGCGCTGTCCAGCGTCGGTGTCCTGGTCGCGCCGGGAAGCTTCTACGGCGAGTCCGGCCGGCGGCACGTGCGGGTCGCGCTGACGGCCCCGGACGCGCAGATCGCCACCGTCCCGGAGCGGATGACCATGCTTCCCATGGTGGGCGTCCCGGGTGGTGCCCAGGCCACGCCGGGCTGGGGCCAGCAGCCGGCCGGCTACCCGCCCGCCGGGCCGCCCGGCTACCCGCCCGGCCCCGCGGCGTCGGGGCCACACCCGGTGGGTGCGGGCCATGCCGGTGACCAGAACTGGTCCTCCGGCCGGCCGGCCGGATACGGAGCGGCTGAGCCGGCACGGGCGGATCAGGGCTCGGTCGGCTCGTTCGACCGGTACCGGGCGAGCCAGCCCGATCCGGGCGCCCGGGCGTCCCAGGAGTACCGCTCCACCCAGGATTTCAACTCGGCTCCGGACTACCGGCAGCCCGAGGAGTACCGGCAGCCCGAGGAGTACCGGCAGTCCCAGGACGGCCGGCAGCCCGGGGAGTACCGGCAGTCCGAGGAGCACCGGCAGCCGCAGGAGAGCCGGCAGGCTCAGGAGTACCGACAGCCGCAGGAGTACCGACAGCCGCAGGAGTACCGACAGCCCCACGAGACCGGGCCGGCCCGGGAACAGGGGCAGCCCCAGGACTTCCGGGGGGGCCGGGACGTCCGCTCGGGGCAGCCCGGAGATCCGTACCGGGATCCGCAGGGCGCCCACCGCCGGCCCTACTCCGGTGCCGGTGAGAACGCCGCCGGGCCGGGCGCGCTGCCGCCGTACCAGACCGGCCAGCTGCCCGTGCCCGGGTACCAGACGGGCCAGCTTCCGGTTCCGCCGTACGAGACCGGTCAGACTCCGGTTCCGCCGTACGAGACCGGTCAGACTCCGGTTCCGCCGTACGAGACCGGTCAGCTTCCGGTTCCGCCGTACCAGACCGGGCAGCTGCCCGTCCCGCCGTACCAGACGGGTCAGCTTCCGGTTCCGCCGTACGAGACCGGTCAGCTTCCGGTTCCGCCGTACCAGACCGGGCAGCTGGCCGTCCCGCGGCCCGGTGGCGGCGAACCCGGGGACAGGAACTCGTCAGGCTGGGGCTCGGAGCCTGACGTCCGCTGA
- a CDS encoding 2,3,4,5-tetrahydropyridine-2,6-dicarboxylate N-succinyltransferase has product MSGANPSPSDAGVTSGEVASPLDRAIDDLWERRGELTPEDTQARKVIVGAVDAIDAGEARVAQVAADGRVAVDERAKRAILLSFKVLPMVESAAGDFHFHDRVPLKTRFDGVRVVPGAIVRWGAHVEPGAVLMPSYTNIGGYVGAGTLVDTWATVGSCAQVGRNVHLSGGVGLGGVLEPPSAVPVVVEDDAFVGSRCMVVEGARVRRGAKLGAGAILTASTHVFDAVTGEEYPRGEIPERAVAVGSSRVRSFPAGEFAMPCILVLRTLDEGEIHDKLALNDILREHGVAS; this is encoded by the coding sequence GTGAGCGGAGCAAACCCCAGCCCATCGGACGCGGGTGTCACGTCCGGCGAAGTCGCGTCTCCCCTGGACCGGGCCATCGACGACCTGTGGGAGCGTCGCGGTGAGCTGACGCCGGAGGACACCCAGGCCCGCAAGGTCATCGTGGGCGCGGTCGACGCGATCGACGCCGGCGAGGCCCGGGTCGCCCAGGTCGCCGCGGACGGCCGGGTCGCCGTCGACGAGCGGGCCAAGCGGGCGATCCTGCTGTCGTTCAAGGTCCTGCCGATGGTCGAGTCGGCCGCCGGCGACTTCCACTTCCACGACCGCGTCCCGCTCAAGACCCGGTTCGACGGCGTGCGGGTGGTGCCGGGCGCGATCGTCCGCTGGGGTGCCCACGTCGAGCCCGGTGCGGTGCTCATGCCCAGCTACACCAACATCGGCGGCTACGTCGGCGCCGGGACCCTCGTCGACACCTGGGCGACGGTCGGCTCGTGCGCCCAGGTCGGGCGCAACGTCCACCTCTCCGGCGGGGTCGGCCTGGGCGGCGTGCTCGAGCCGCCGAGCGCGGTGCCGGTCGTCGTCGAGGACGACGCGTTCGTCGGCAGCCGCTGCATGGTGGTCGAGGGCGCCCGGGTCCGGCGCGGCGCGAAGCTCGGCGCCGGGGCGATCCTGACGGCGTCCACCCACGTCTTCGACGCGGTGACGGGGGAGGAGTACCCGCGCGGGGAGATCCCGGAGCGCGCGGTGGCCGTCGGTTCCAGCCGGGTCCGCTCCTTCCCGGCCGGCGAGTTCGCCATGCCCTGCATCCTCGTCCTGCGCACCCTGGACGAGGGCGAGATCCACGACAAGCTCGCGCTGAACGACATCCTGCGTGAGCACGGCGTGGCCTCCTGA
- the dapE gene encoding succinyl-diaminopimelate desuccinylase yields the protein MSLDLALPVGDLTRALVDVPSVSGDEGTLATAVEEALRSLGGLEILRDGDAVLARTGHGLPTRVLLAGHLDTVPIADNLPARLDGSRLYGCGTSDMKAGVAVMLRLAALLGTPAPAPVSGAGAVARHDVTWVFYDNEEVGAARNGLRRLAERHRDWLQADLAILMEPTSGEIEAGCQGTLRVVATVPGRRAHSARSWLGENAIHQAGELLTRLARYRPRSVTLDGCTYREGLSAVRIDGGVAGNVIPDSCRVTVNFRFAPDRDPKAALAHVTEVLDGYDLVLDDSAGGAPPGLAAPAAAAFVAATGRAPVAKYGWTDVARFAELGIPALNYGPGDPNLAHTRDEYVEVAVIEETERVLGSYLTGPRTP from the coding sequence ATGAGTCTCGATCTGGCGCTGCCCGTCGGTGATCTGACGCGTGCCCTCGTGGACGTGCCGTCGGTCAGCGGCGACGAGGGCACGCTCGCCACGGCCGTCGAGGAGGCGCTGCGTTCCCTCGGCGGCCTGGAGATCCTGCGCGACGGCGACGCGGTGCTCGCGCGGACCGGCCACGGCCTGCCCACCCGGGTGCTGCTGGCCGGTCACCTGGACACGGTGCCGATCGCCGACAACCTCCCGGCCCGCCTCGACGGCTCCCGCCTGTACGGCTGCGGGACGTCCGACATGAAGGCCGGGGTGGCCGTGATGCTGCGCCTGGCGGCGCTCCTCGGCACCCCCGCGCCGGCGCCGGTCTCGGGGGCGGGGGCGGTCGCGCGGCACGACGTCACCTGGGTCTTCTACGACAACGAGGAGGTCGGGGCCGCCCGTAACGGGCTGCGCCGGCTCGCCGAGCGGCACCGCGACTGGCTCCAGGCGGATCTGGCGATCCTCATGGAGCCCACCTCCGGCGAGATCGAGGCGGGCTGCCAGGGCACGCTGCGGGTGGTGGCCACCGTGCCGGGCCGCCGCGCGCACTCGGCCCGCTCCTGGCTCGGGGAGAACGCCATCCACCAGGCCGGGGAGCTGCTGACCCGGCTGGCGCGCTACCGGCCGCGGTCCGTCACGCTGGACGGCTGCACCTACCGGGAGGGCCTCTCGGCGGTCCGGATCGACGGTGGCGTGGCCGGCAACGTGATCCCGGACAGCTGCCGGGTCACGGTGAACTTCCGCTTCGCCCCCGACCGGGACCCGAAGGCCGCGCTGGCGCACGTGACCGAGGTACTGGACGGCTACGACCTGGTGCTCGACGACTCCGCCGGCGGGGCCCCGCCGGGGCTGGCCGCCCCGGCCGCGGCGGCCTTCGTGGCGGCGACCGGGCGGGCCCCGGTGGCCAAGTACGGGTGGACCGACGTGGCACGGTTCGCCGAGCTGGGCATTCCGGCGCTCAACTACGGTCCCGGCGACCCGAACCTGGCGCACACCCGCGACGAGTACGTCGAGGTGGCGGTGATCGAGGAGACGGAGCGCGTGCTCGGCTCCTACCTGACCGGCCCGCGCACGCCCTGA
- a CDS encoding LOG family protein, translating to MSRRTRRGGGPPPEQRRGPVTARRGQVQRSTTDQRLLDTRSPASFIHNDPWRVLRIQSEFVEGFGLLADLPPAVTVFGSARVGRDEPEYELGRRLGAALVDAGYAVITGGGPGAMEAVNRGAQEAGGLSVGLGIELPFEQDLNDWVDLGVSFRYFFVRKTMFVKYAEAFVIMPGGFGTLDEFFEALTLLQTGKVTRFPVVLMGTAYWSGLLDWLRSTVLGSARIKPGDLDLVTLTDDVDEAVRLILEGTGRADEAGGTATEGGGTTDPVGGAPA from the coding sequence ATGTCCAGGCGGACCAGGCGGGGCGGCGGGCCGCCGCCCGAACAGCGCCGCGGCCCGGTCACCGCGCGCCGTGGGCAGGTGCAGCGTTCCACCACGGACCAGCGCCTGCTCGACACCCGCAGCCCGGCCTCGTTCATCCACAACGACCCGTGGCGGGTCCTGCGCATCCAGAGCGAGTTCGTCGAGGGCTTCGGGCTGCTGGCGGACCTGCCCCCGGCGGTCACGGTCTTCGGCTCGGCGCGGGTCGGCCGGGACGAACCCGAGTACGAGCTCGGGCGCCGGCTCGGCGCCGCGCTGGTCGACGCCGGCTACGCGGTGATCACTGGTGGCGGGCCGGGCGCGATGGAGGCGGTCAACCGGGGGGCGCAGGAGGCCGGCGGGCTCTCGGTCGGCCTCGGCATCGAGCTGCCCTTCGAGCAGGACCTCAACGACTGGGTCGACCTGGGCGTCAGCTTCCGGTACTTCTTCGTCCGCAAGACGATGTTCGTGAAGTACGCCGAGGCCTTCGTCATCATGCCAGGCGGGTTCGGCACCCTCGACGAGTTCTTCGAGGCCCTCACCCTGCTGCAGACGGGCAAGGTGACCCGGTTCCCGGTCGTGCTCATGGGCACCGCCTACTGGTCGGGCCTGCTGGACTGGCTGCGCTCGACCGTCCTCGGCTCCGCCCGGATCAAGCCGGGTGACCTCGACCTGGTGACCCTGACCGACGACGTCGACGAGGCGGTGCGCCTGATCCTCGAAGGGACCGGCCGCGCCGACGAGGCGGGTGGGACCGCCACCGAGGGCGGCGGGACGACGGACCCGGTGGGTGGGGCGCCCGCGTGA
- a CDS encoding LOG family protein — protein sequence MNVCVYCASSDHIDPSFVLLAAEVGTELARRGHVLVSGGGSVSCMGSLARAARAGGAHTVGVIPTVLLAMEVGDTDSDELVVTTTMRERKAVMDDRADGFLTLPGGLGTLEELLEIWVAAVLGLHAKPVVVLDHDGVYAHLRLLVEDLVGRGFVRPRARDTLIWATSVAEAFDILEAGGVAPRVPTQGEVAEGE from the coding sequence GTGAACGTCTGTGTCTACTGCGCGTCCTCGGATCACATCGACCCCTCGTTCGTGCTGCTGGCCGCCGAGGTCGGCACGGAACTCGCCCGGCGCGGGCACGTGCTGGTCTCGGGCGGCGGCTCGGTCTCGTGTATGGGCTCCCTCGCCCGGGCCGCGCGGGCCGGCGGCGCGCACACGGTCGGCGTGATCCCCACGGTGCTGCTGGCGATGGAGGTCGGGGACACCGACTCCGACGAACTGGTCGTCACCACCACGATGCGTGAGCGCAAGGCCGTCATGGACGACCGCGCCGACGGGTTCCTGACCCTGCCGGGCGGGCTCGGCACCCTCGAGGAGCTCCTCGAGATCTGGGTGGCCGCGGTGCTCGGCCTGCACGCCAAGCCGGTCGTCGTCCTCGATCACGACGGTGTGTACGCGCACCTGCGTCTGCTCGTCGAGGACCTGGTGGGCCGCGGCTTCGTCCGCCCGCGGGCCCGCGACACCCTGATCTGGGCGACCAGCGTGGCCGAGGCCTTCGACATCCTCGAGGCGGGCGGCGTCGCCCCCCGGGTGCCCACCCAGGGTGAGGTCGCCGAAGGCGAGTGA
- the folP gene encoding dihydropteroate synthase — translation MAIVNRTPDSFFDRGATYGEAEALAAADAAVDAGAGIIDIGGVKAAPGEEVDAAEELRRVGGFVAAVRARHPEVVISVDTWRAEVGRVVAGEGADLLNDAWGGVDPKLAEVAAEFGTGLVCTHAGHLPPRTRPHRIAYADVVADIAATTTALAERAVSLGARADGVLIDPGHDFGKNSRHSLESTRRLPELVATGWPVLVAMSNKDFVGEVLDAPVDERLEGTLAATSVAAWLGARVFRAHQVAATWRTLRMVSALRGDVDLRIARRGVV, via the coding sequence ATGGCGATCGTCAACCGCACTCCGGACTCCTTCTTCGACCGCGGGGCCACCTACGGCGAGGCCGAGGCGCTCGCCGCCGCCGACGCGGCGGTGGACGCCGGAGCCGGGATCATCGACATCGGCGGGGTCAAGGCGGCCCCGGGCGAGGAGGTCGACGCCGCCGAGGAACTACGCCGGGTCGGCGGGTTCGTCGCGGCGGTGCGGGCCCGCCACCCGGAGGTCGTGATCAGCGTCGACACCTGGCGCGCCGAGGTCGGGCGGGTGGTGGCCGGTGAGGGCGCCGACCTGCTCAACGACGCCTGGGGCGGGGTCGACCCGAAGCTGGCCGAGGTCGCCGCCGAGTTCGGCACCGGGCTGGTCTGCACCCACGCCGGCCACCTGCCGCCGCGGACCCGCCCGCACCGGATCGCCTACGCCGACGTCGTCGCCGACATCGCCGCGACGACGACGGCGCTGGCCGAGCGGGCGGTGTCGCTGGGCGCCCGGGCCGACGGGGTGCTCATCGACCCCGGGCACGACTTCGGCAAGAACAGCCGGCACTCGCTGGAGTCGACCCGCCGCCTGCCGGAGCTGGTCGCGACCGGGTGGCCGGTGCTGGTCGCGATGTCCAACAAGGACTTCGTCGGCGAGGTCCTCGACGCCCCCGTGGACGAGCGGCTGGAGGGCACACTCGCGGCGACCTCCGTGGCGGCCTGGCTGGGCGCCCGGGTCTTCCGCGCGCACCAGGTCGCCGCCACCTGGCGCACGCTGCGGATGGTCTCCGCGCTGCGCGGGGACGTCGATCTGCGGATCGCGCGCCGCGGCGTGGTCTGA
- a CDS encoding DivIVA domain-containing protein, with protein sequence MVLAVEIVLVAVVVFVVAALAVGRFDRMAPAVPDGPHTGLGARSVVADDVADVRFGMAARGYRMAEVDAVLARLAYEIAWRDEELARRDDELVRLAEFAHLGVAANANGYTDAGVDPGVDVDPEADTDTDAGPEKPDPEPLDPERPDANGGDTRGPAASTSEREASAPGENELG encoded by the coding sequence GTGGTGCTCGCAGTGGAGATCGTGCTCGTCGCGGTGGTCGTCTTCGTCGTCGCCGCGCTGGCCGTCGGCCGGTTCGACCGGATGGCACCGGCCGTGCCCGACGGGCCGCACACCGGCCTCGGCGCGCGTTCCGTGGTGGCCGACGACGTGGCGGACGTCCGGTTCGGCATGGCGGCCCGCGGCTACCGGATGGCCGAGGTCGACGCCGTCCTGGCCCGGCTCGCCTACGAGATCGCCTGGCGTGACGAGGAACTCGCCCGCCGGGACGACGAGCTCGTCCGGCTCGCGGAGTTCGCGCATCTCGGCGTGGCCGCCAACGCCAACGGCTACACCGACGCCGGGGTGGACCCCGGGGTCGACGTCGACCCCGAAGCCGACACCGACACCGACGCCGGGCCGGAGAAGCCTGATCCGGAGCCGCTTGATCCGGAGCGGCCGGATGCCAACGGGGGGGACACACGCGGCCCCGCGGCCTCGACGTCCGAGCGAGAGGCCTCGGCGCCCGGGGAAAACGAGCTTGGGTAA
- a CDS encoding DUF3117 domain-containing protein yields MAAMKPRTGDGPLEVTKEGRGIVMRVPLEGGGRLVVELTADEASALGDALKIAVG; encoded by the coding sequence ATGGCGGCCATGAAGCCGCGGACGGGTGACGGTCCGCTCGAGGTCACCAAGGAGGGGCGCGGCATCGTCATGCGCGTCCCGCTCGAAGGGGGCGGCCGACTCGTCGTCGAACTCACAGCCGACGAGGCGAGTGCGCTGGGAGACGCTCTCAAGATCGCGGTCGGTTAG
- a CDS encoding leucyl aminopeptidase, producing the protein MTTAAPAQDADLIDSRYRAPLVILTSIEHPPSAGGPEPGEPPSRGGTGGTGEAPGEPVPPGVPVTPLTPGVPDTPGVPDTVGTAVGWDCTVLAVVVTRVDGATIVGAAGRSACARVGADPDRLIENEAFRGDAGGVLVVPLSRSERPWRLFLLGVGAGETAGWRSAGAALARRAGTRGRPFVVADPDAEQTYAFVEGFALGSYRPAAVVTGAAPEDPSAEDPSAEPASGSADPTGPAPDEPPADPRAERILVLRTERPEEPALIEAARRARAVADGVCLARDLINMPSLVKTPRWLADQAVRAAAQAGLGVTVLDHADLVSQGFGGLVAVGGGSPRPPCLVTLTYDGPPGPGGRTPGHRVLVGKGITFDSGGLSLKPSVSMAGMKTDMSGAAAVLGAMVTLAELEVPGKVTALLCLAENMIGGSAVRPGDVITCWGGTTVEVLNTDAEGRLVLADGLAYAAATLAPDQVVDLATLTGAITVALGRRTAGLFSSDDTLAGELADAAGRAGERVWRLPLTEEYRPAIDSPVADLANIGRALDVSGGSITAALFLREFTAGLPWAHFDIAGTARADSDDGEISRGGTGWGVRTLLAYLAGAPAGEQPT; encoded by the coding sequence ATGACGACCGCCGCTCCCGCCCAGGACGCCGACCTCATCGACTCGAGGTACCGCGCGCCTCTCGTCATTCTCACCTCCATCGAGCACCCGCCGTCAGCCGGTGGGCCCGAGCCCGGCGAGCCGCCGAGTCGGGGCGGGACCGGGGGGACCGGTGAGGCGCCGGGCGAACCGGTGCCGCCCGGCGTGCCCGTCACGCCCCTCACACCCGGCGTGCCCGACACACCCGGCGTGCCCGACACCGTCGGCACGGCGGTCGGCTGGGACTGCACCGTGCTCGCAGTCGTGGTCACGAGGGTCGACGGTGCCACGATCGTCGGTGCGGCGGGTCGGAGCGCCTGCGCGCGCGTCGGCGCGGACCCGGACCGCCTGATCGAGAACGAGGCCTTCCGGGGGGACGCGGGGGGTGTCCTGGTCGTGCCGCTGTCGCGCTCCGAGCGACCGTGGCGGCTGTTCCTGCTCGGCGTGGGTGCCGGCGAGACTGCCGGCTGGCGTTCGGCCGGCGCGGCTCTCGCGCGCCGTGCGGGCACCCGCGGGCGGCCCTTCGTCGTCGCCGACCCGGACGCCGAGCAGACCTACGCGTTCGTCGAGGGCTTCGCTCTGGGCTCCTACCGCCCGGCCGCCGTCGTCACCGGCGCGGCTCCCGAGGACCCGAGCGCCGAGGACCCGAGCGCCGAGCCGGCCTCCGGGTCGGCCGACCCCACCGGGCCCGCGCCCGACGAGCCGCCGGCCGACCCGCGCGCCGAGCGGATCCTCGTCCTGCGCACGGAGCGACCCGAGGAACCGGCGCTGATCGAGGCGGCCCGCCGGGCCCGCGCCGTGGCGGACGGTGTGTGCCTCGCCCGTGATCTGATCAACATGCCGAGCCTCGTGAAGACGCCGCGCTGGCTCGCGGACCAGGCCGTGCGGGCCGCGGCCCAGGCCGGCCTGGGCGTCACCGTGCTCGACCACGCCGACCTGGTCAGCCAGGGCTTCGGCGGCCTGGTCGCGGTGGGCGGGGGCTCCCCGCGCCCACCCTGCCTGGTGACACTGACCTACGACGGTCCGCCCGGCCCCGGCGGGCGGACTCCCGGCCACCGGGTGCTGGTCGGCAAGGGGATCACCTTCGACTCCGGCGGGCTGTCGCTCAAGCCGTCGGTCTCGATGGCCGGCATGAAGACCGACATGTCCGGCGCGGCCGCGGTGCTCGGCGCCATGGTCACGCTGGCCGAGCTGGAAGTTCCCGGCAAGGTCACCGCGCTGCTCTGCCTCGCCGAGAACATGATCGGCGGGTCCGCCGTCCGACCCGGTGACGTGATCACCTGCTGGGGCGGGACGACGGTCGAGGTGCTCAACACCGACGCAGAGGGCCGGCTGGTGCTCGCCGACGGGCTGGCCTACGCCGCCGCCACCCTCGCCCCCGACCAGGTCGTCGACCTGGCCACGCTGACCGGGGCGATCACCGTCGCGCTCGGCCGGCGCACCGCCGGCCTGTTCTCCTCCGACGACACACTGGCCGGCGAGCTCGCCGACGCGGCCGGCCGCGCGGGAGAGCGGGTCTGGCGGCTGCCGCTGACCGAGGAGTACCGGCCGGCCATCGACTCGCCGGTCGCCGACCTGGCGAACATCGGCCGGGCGCTGGACGTCAGCGGTGGGTCGATCACCGCCGCGCTGTTCCTCCGGGAGTTCACCGCGGGCCTGCCCTGGGCGCATTTCGACATCGCCGGAACGGCCCGGGCGGACTCCGACGACGGCGAGATCAGCCGCGGCGGCACCGGCTGGGGAGTGCGCACCCTGCTCGCCTACCTGGCCGGCGCCCCGGCGGGCGAGCAGCCCACCTGA
- a CDS encoding O-methyltransferase has product MPDIDIAARESAVAYAEGFLVEDPVLRAARARAEEVGIAPVSPGVGAVLRFLAASVGARAVVEIGTGTGVSGTWLLRGMRPDGTLTTIDVEAEHLRLARRIYADAGMAPGRSRLITGRALEVLPRLTDGAYDLVFCDADRRESTEYLTQALRLLRPGGIVAFTGVLAGGQIGDPATRTQESVAVRELATAVRDDVRLTQMLLTTGDGLLVAVVAKSSPVG; this is encoded by the coding sequence ATGCCGGACATCGACATCGCCGCACGGGAATCTGCCGTCGCCTACGCCGAGGGCTTCCTCGTGGAAGACCCCGTTCTTCGTGCTGCCCGCGCCCGCGCCGAGGAGGTCGGGATCGCCCCGGTCAGCCCCGGTGTCGGGGCAGTGCTCCGTTTCCTCGCCGCGTCCGTCGGCGCCCGCGCGGTCGTCGAGATCGGCACGGGTACCGGTGTGTCCGGAACGTGGCTGCTGCGCGGAATGCGCCCGGACGGCACCCTGACCACGATCGACGTCGAGGCCGAGCACCTGCGGCTCGCCCGCCGCATCTACGCCGACGCCGGGATGGCCCCCGGCCGCTCCCGGCTGATCACCGGGCGGGCCCTCGAGGTCCTCCCCCGGCTCACCGACGGCGCCTACGACCTGGTGTTCTGCGACGCCGACCGGCGAGAGAGCACCGAGTACCTGACCCAGGCGCTCCGCCTGCTCCGCCCCGGCGGGATCGTGGCGTTCACCGGGGTCCTCGCGGGCGGGCAGATCGGCGACCCGGCCACCCGCACCCAGGAGTCCGTGGCCGTCCGGGAGCTGGCGACCGCCGTCCGGGACGACGTGCGCCTCACCCAGATGCTGCTCACGACCGGGGACGGCCTGCTCGTGGCCGTCGTGGCGAAATCCTCCCCCGTCGGCTGA